A window of the Egibacter rhizosphaerae genome harbors these coding sequences:
- a CDS encoding helix-turn-helix domain-containing protein, producing the protein MIGQRIRHLRVEQGLTLARLGELVGRQAPYLSQIENGKRETTLSLLGGIASALGTDVAGLLDPTPPSRRAELEIALRRAQADPLFRELGLPDLQPSARLPDEALEHIVRLFAELKRQRGVRAQTPEEARKTNAALREEMRDRGNYFPAIEGLARDALDAVGHRDGPLPQRKLADLARHFGFTVRPVQELPASVRSLVDQRNGRIYIPQRDELDSRSARTVVLQTLGHLALGHADPGRFGEFLRQRVEANYFAGAVLMPEDAAVARLQAAKEARDLSVAELEELFGVSYEMAAHRFTNLATRHLDIPVHFVRSDADGVIWKAYENNGVPFPADPDGAIEGQRLCAQWATRQVFSSEEKFDLHYQYTDTPSGTYWCVTYLEGDREPSHAITVGARFAEAKYFRGRDTRRRSRSRCPEGPCCREPDPQLVQKWDGKVWPSPRPHSHVLAALPAGTFPGVDLAEAYAFLERAEAAE; encoded by the coding sequence GTGATCGGCCAGCGCATCCGCCACCTGCGCGTCGAGCAGGGCCTCACCCTCGCCCGGCTCGGCGAGCTGGTCGGCCGCCAGGCCCCGTACCTGTCCCAGATCGAGAACGGCAAGCGCGAGACGACGCTGTCGCTCCTCGGCGGGATCGCGTCGGCGCTCGGCACCGATGTCGCCGGCCTGCTGGACCCGACGCCGCCCAGCCGCCGCGCCGAGCTCGAGATCGCACTGCGGCGCGCGCAGGCCGACCCGCTCTTCCGCGAGCTCGGGCTCCCGGACCTGCAGCCCTCCGCGCGGCTGCCCGACGAGGCGCTGGAGCACATCGTCCGCCTGTTCGCCGAGCTGAAGCGCCAGCGGGGCGTGCGCGCCCAGACCCCCGAGGAGGCTCGCAAGACGAACGCGGCCCTGCGGGAGGAGATGCGGGACCGCGGCAACTATTTCCCCGCGATCGAGGGCCTCGCCCGCGACGCGCTCGACGCGGTGGGGCACCGCGACGGCCCGTTGCCGCAACGCAAGCTCGCCGACCTGGCCCGCCACTTCGGCTTCACGGTCCGCCCGGTGCAGGAGCTGCCCGCCTCGGTGCGCTCGCTGGTCGACCAGCGCAACGGCCGCATCTACATCCCGCAGCGCGACGAGCTCGACAGTCGCAGCGCCCGCACCGTCGTGCTACAGACGCTCGGCCATCTCGCGCTCGGCCATGCCGATCCCGGCCGCTTCGGCGAGTTCCTGCGGCAACGGGTCGAGGCCAACTACTTCGCCGGCGCGGTGCTGATGCCCGAGGACGCCGCCGTGGCGAGGTTGCAGGCCGCGAAGGAGGCCCGCGACCTCTCGGTCGCCGAGCTCGAGGAACTGTTCGGCGTCAGCTACGAGATGGCCGCGCACCGCTTCACCAACCTCGCGACGCGGCACCTCGACATCCCGGTGCACTTCGTCCGCTCCGACGCCGACGGGGTGATCTGGAAGGCGTACGAGAACAACGGAGTGCCGTTCCCCGCCGACCCCGACGGTGCGATCGAGGGGCAGCGCCTCTGCGCGCAGTGGGCGACCCGGCAGGTGTTCTCCAGCGAGGAGAAGTTCGACCTGCACTACCAGTACACCGATACGCCGAGCGGCACCTACTGGTGCGTGACCTACCTCGAGGGCGACCGCGAACCCAGCCATGCGATCACCGTGGGGGCCCGGTTCGCCGAGGCGAAGTACTTCCGTGGGCGCGACACGAGACGTCGGTCACGCTCGCGCTGCCCGGAGGGGCCGTGCTGCCGCGAACCGGATCCGCAGCTCGTGCAGAAGTGGGACGGCAAGGTCTGGCCGAGCCCCCGCCCGCACAGCCACGTGCTCGCGGCGCTGCCCGCCGGGACGTTCCCGGGCGTCGACCTGGCCGAGGCGTACGCGTTCCTCGAGCGCGCGGAGGCCGCTGAGTAG
- the aceA gene encoding isocitrate lyase, with protein MGTPDRQRIVEQLEQEWASPRWAGIRRDYTADDVVRLRGSVGVEHTLARRGAERLWRQLHDLDYVHSLGAVTGNQAVQMVKAGLQAIYLSGWQVAGDNNLADQTYPDQSLYPANSAPALVRRLNNALMRADQIAWAEGDGSTDWMVPIVADAEAGFGGALNAFELMKSFIEAGASGVHFEDQLASEKKCGHMGGKVLVPTQQHVRTLTAARLAADVMDVPTLVVARTDANAATLLTSDVDPRDHAFLTGERTAEGFFKVRPGLEAGIARGLAYAPYADMLWLETSSPDLDEAERFAAAIHERFPGKKLAYNCSPSFNWRANLDEPTIAKFQKELGRMGYAFQFITLAGFHALNASMFELANGYAERGMSAYVELQQREFAMEPHGYTATKHQREVGAGYFDEVSQVISGGSSSTLSLKGSTEEQQFSHA; from the coding sequence ATGGGCACCCCCGACCGTCAGCGCATCGTCGAGCAGCTCGAGCAGGAGTGGGCCTCCCCCCGCTGGGCGGGCATCCGCCGCGACTACACCGCGGATGACGTGGTGCGGCTGCGCGGGTCGGTGGGCGTCGAGCACACGCTCGCGCGCCGTGGTGCGGAGCGGTTGTGGCGGCAGCTGCACGACCTCGACTACGTGCACTCGCTAGGCGCGGTGACCGGCAACCAGGCCGTGCAGATGGTCAAGGCCGGGCTGCAGGCCATCTACCTGTCCGGGTGGCAGGTGGCCGGCGACAACAACCTCGCCGACCAGACCTACCCCGACCAGTCCCTCTACCCCGCCAACTCCGCCCCCGCGCTCGTGCGCCGGCTCAACAACGCGCTCATGCGGGCCGACCAGATCGCCTGGGCCGAGGGCGACGGCTCCACGGACTGGATGGTGCCGATCGTCGCCGACGCCGAGGCCGGTTTCGGCGGGGCGCTCAACGCCTTCGAACTGATGAAGAGCTTCATCGAGGCCGGCGCCTCCGGGGTCCACTTCGAGGACCAACTCGCGAGCGAGAAGAAGTGCGGGCACATGGGCGGCAAGGTGCTGGTGCCGACCCAACAGCACGTGCGGACGCTGACCGCTGCCCGGCTGGCCGCCGACGTGATGGACGTGCCGACGCTCGTGGTCGCACGGACCGACGCGAACGCCGCCACGCTGCTGACCAGCGACGTCGACCCTCGCGATCACGCGTTCCTCACCGGTGAGCGCACCGCCGAGGGCTTCTTCAAGGTCCGCCCGGGGCTGGAGGCCGGCATCGCCCGGGGGCTGGCGTACGCGCCGTACGCGGACATGCTGTGGCTGGAGACGTCCTCACCCGACCTCGACGAGGCCGAGCGCTTTGCGGCCGCCATCCACGAGCGCTTTCCGGGCAAGAAGCTCGCCTACAACTGCTCGCCCTCGTTCAACTGGCGCGCGAACCTCGACGAGCCCACCATCGCGAAGTTCCAGAAGGAGCTTGGGCGCATGGGCTACGCCTTCCAGTTCATCACGCTGGCGGGTTTCCACGCGCTCAACGCGTCGATGTTCGAGCTCGCGAACGGCTACGCCGAGCGTGGCATGAGCGCCTACGTGGAGCTGCAGCAGCGCGAGTTCGCCATGGAGCCGCACGGCTACACCGCGACCAAGCACCAGCGCGAGGTCGGGGCCGGCTACTTCGACGAGGTCAGCCAGGTGATCTCGGGCGGCAGCTCCTCGACCCTGTCGCTCAAGGGCTCGACCGAGGAGCAGCAGTTTTCCCACGCGTGA